One region of Effusibacillus lacus genomic DNA includes:
- a CDS encoding acyl-CoA dehydrogenase, producing the protein MDFLLTQEQLEIRNMVRQFAQKEIIPQASKIDEEDRFPRELVRKMGELGLMGIPIPEEWGGVGSDFISYMLAIEEISYASAALGVILAVHTSVGTMPILKFGNGEQKNRYLEKLATGQMLGAFALTEPGAGSDASRITTRAVKQGDSYVLNGSKIFITNGGEADLYITFAVTDSGKGPNGISAFIVEKDTPGFTVGKKEKKMGLNGSSTTALVFEDAKIPASQLLGEEGEGFQIAMSNLDGGRIGIAAQALGIARAAFDTTLAYVKQREQFGQPIADFQGVRFMLADMATKMEAARLLVYRAAQLRQQGLPCSKEASMAKYYAADTAMSVTTDAVQLHGGYGYMKEYPVERFMRDAKVTQIYEGTNQIQRIVVAKNLLKD; encoded by the coding sequence GTGGATTTTCTTCTGACGCAGGAACAGCTGGAAATACGCAATATGGTGCGTCAATTCGCCCAGAAAGAGATCATTCCCCAGGCTTCCAAAATTGACGAGGAGGACCGTTTCCCTCGCGAGTTGGTCAGGAAAATGGGGGAACTCGGATTGATGGGCATTCCGATACCGGAAGAATGGGGCGGTGTCGGATCGGATTTTATCTCGTACATGTTGGCTATTGAAGAAATCTCCTATGCAAGCGCCGCCCTTGGCGTTATTCTCGCGGTTCACACATCAGTGGGCACCATGCCCATCCTGAAGTTCGGGAACGGGGAACAGAAGAACCGTTATTTGGAAAAATTGGCCACCGGTCAAATGTTGGGAGCTTTTGCATTAACGGAACCGGGTGCCGGATCGGATGCTTCCCGCATAACCACCAGGGCGGTCAAACAGGGAGATTCCTATGTCCTGAACGGATCGAAGATCTTCATCACCAACGGCGGTGAGGCGGATCTTTACATCACCTTTGCCGTAACAGATTCAGGCAAGGGACCCAACGGAATTTCCGCCTTTATTGTGGAAAAGGATACCCCGGGGTTTACCGTCGGGAAGAAAGAGAAAAAGATGGGCCTGAATGGTTCATCCACCACCGCGCTTGTGTTTGAAGACGCCAAAATACCCGCATCCCAGCTTCTGGGTGAAGAGGGGGAAGGGTTCCAGATTGCCATGAGCAACCTGGACGGCGGCCGGATCGGAATTGCCGCCCAGGCTTTGGGGATAGCCCGGGCCGCTTTTGACACGACTCTTGCTTATGTGAAACAGCGGGAACAGTTTGGCCAACCGATTGCCGATTTCCAGGGGGTCCGGTTCATGTTGGCCGATATGGCCACTAAAATGGAAGCGGCGAGGCTTCTTGTATATCGGGCAGCCCAATTGAGGCAGCAGGGCTTGCCCTGCTCAAAAGAGGCTTCCATGGCGAAATATTACGCTGCCGATACAGCCATGTCCGTCACGACGGATGCAGTGCAGTTGCATGGCGGATACGGATATATGAAGGAATATCCCGTGGAACGGTTTATGCGGGATGCAAAAGTAACGCAGATTTACGAAGGCACCAACCAGATCCAACGGATAGTGGTAGCCAAGAATCTTCTGAAAGACTGA
- a CDS encoding acyl-CoA dehydrogenase — protein MNFQLTPEHQEIRKLVREFALKDVAPTAAQRDEEEVFDRKLFDKMAQIGLTGIPWPEEYGGAGLDFVSYVIAIEELSRIDSSIGVTLSAHISLASWPLYKFGTEEQKQKYLRPLAEGSKMGAYCLTEPGSGSDAGGMRTTAVLSEDGSHYVLNGSKIFITNGGEADVYIVFAATDRALKTRGITAFIVEKDFPGFSVGKKEKKMGIKSSPTTEVIFDNCKVPVGNRLGDEGFGFKIAMMTLDGGRNGIAAQAVGIAQGAFDLALDYAKQREQFGQSIASFQGMQFKLADMATKIEAARLLTYQAAWLEGQGLPYGKASAMAKLYAGDIAMEVTTEAVQVFGGYGYTREYPVERFMRDAKITQIYEGTQEIQRVVIASHLLK, from the coding sequence ATGAACTTTCAATTAACCCCCGAGCATCAAGAGATTCGCAAGCTGGTTCGCGAATTTGCGCTGAAAGATGTGGCTCCCACTGCGGCACAGCGAGACGAGGAAGAAGTGTTTGACCGGAAGTTGTTTGACAAGATGGCCCAAATCGGATTGACCGGGATTCCATGGCCGGAAGAATACGGCGGTGCGGGGCTGGATTTTGTCTCCTATGTGATTGCCATTGAGGAACTGTCACGGATAGATTCCTCCATCGGCGTTACTCTTTCCGCCCATATTTCCCTTGCCAGCTGGCCGCTCTACAAGTTTGGAACGGAAGAGCAGAAGCAAAAATACCTCCGTCCCCTTGCGGAAGGCAGCAAAATGGGGGCCTATTGTTTGACGGAGCCAGGCTCCGGTTCGGATGCGGGCGGAATGAGGACAACCGCCGTCCTGTCCGAGGATGGAAGCCATTATGTCCTGAACGGTTCCAAGATCTTTATTACCAACGGCGGCGAAGCAGACGTGTATATCGTGTTTGCGGCAACCGATCGTGCTCTGAAGACGCGTGGCATTACCGCATTTATTGTAGAGAAGGATTTCCCCGGATTCTCCGTTGGCAAGAAGGAGAAGAAAATGGGGATCAAGTCCAGCCCCACCACCGAAGTGATTTTTGACAACTGCAAGGTTCCTGTCGGGAACCGCTTGGGAGACGAAGGATTCGGGTTCAAAATCGCGATGATGACGCTGGATGGCGGCCGGAACGGGATTGCGGCGCAGGCAGTGGGAATCGCACAGGGTGCCTTTGACCTGGCATTGGACTATGCGAAGCAGCGGGAACAGTTTGGCCAATCCATTGCTTCCTTCCAGGGCATGCAGTTCAAGTTGGCCGATATGGCGACCAAGATTGAAGCGGCGCGATTGCTGACCTACCAGGCTGCATGGCTGGAAGGGCAAGGTCTGCCATACGGCAAAGCGTCAGCCATGGCCAAACTGTATGCCGGTGACATCGCCATGGAAGTGACCACAGAAGCGGTTCAGGTATTTGGCGGTTATGGATATACCCGCGAATACCCGGTGGAGCGGTTCATGCGTGATGCGAAAATTACCCAGATTTACGAAGGCACTCAAGAAATTCAACGTGTCGTGATTGCCAGCCATCTTTTAAAATAA
- the meaB gene encoding methylmalonyl Co-A mutase-associated GTPase MeaB, whose translation MELAERIVKGDRRAVARAITLIENDSPEKHALLKALHAHTGKAYLVGITGSPGAGKSTLTAQLIFLLRKLGLNVGVIAVDPTSPFTGGAILGDRVRMNDHALDPGVFIRSMGTRGSLGGLARTTKEAVRVLDAYGADVILIETVGVGQSELDIMNVADTTVVVMNPTAGDHIQTMKAGIMEIADVFDINKADLPGADKTEREINNMLDLLHDLEWRPPVVRTTSRNPKSFQSLWEACSSHRSHLLKSGRWETKRKKRRQDEILGIIEDRIHRSIRQWMVQNHSWQQILSEVDAGKLDPYQVADQVLEWYNTTVSHPK comes from the coding sequence ATGGAACTGGCGGAAAGGATTGTCAAGGGCGACCGGCGAGCGGTGGCAAGGGCCATTACATTAATTGAAAACGACAGTCCGGAGAAACATGCGCTGTTGAAAGCCCTGCATGCACATACCGGAAAAGCCTATCTGGTGGGGATCACCGGTTCTCCGGGAGCAGGCAAGAGTACGCTTACCGCCCAGCTGATTTTTTTACTGCGTAAACTTGGCTTGAACGTGGGCGTAATTGCGGTTGACCCGACTTCCCCTTTCACCGGAGGGGCGATTCTTGGAGACCGGGTGCGTATGAACGACCACGCATTGGATCCCGGTGTCTTTATCCGCTCGATGGGGACAAGAGGAAGTTTGGGGGGGCTTGCCAGGACGACGAAAGAAGCCGTCCGGGTCCTGGACGCATATGGTGCGGACGTCATCCTGATTGAGACGGTCGGAGTCGGGCAGTCGGAACTGGATATCATGAATGTGGCGGACACGACTGTTGTGGTCATGAATCCGACGGCGGGGGACCACATTCAAACCATGAAGGCCGGTATCATGGAAATTGCAGATGTGTTTGACATCAACAAGGCGGATCTTCCCGGCGCGGACAAAACGGAAAGGGAAATCAACAACATGCTGGACTTGCTGCATGATCTCGAGTGGCGTCCCCCTGTGGTGCGAACCACTTCGCGCAACCCGAAAAGCTTCCAGTCACTATGGGAGGCCTGCAGCAGCCACCGAAGCCATTTGCTAAAAAGCGGCCGGTGGGAAACAAAACGAAAGAAACGGCGGCAGGACGAAATACTGGGTATCATCGAAGACCGGATCCACAGGAGCATCCGCCAATGGATGGTGCAAAACCATTCCTGGCAGCAAATCCTGTCAGAAGTGGATGCGGGCAAGCTGGATCCCTATCAAGTTGCGGATCAGGTTCTTGAATGGTATAATACGACAGTCAGTCACCCAAAGTAG
- the rpoE gene encoding DNA-directed RNA polymerase subunit delta — translation MSVEQAREMPLVDIAYEVLKEANKPFYYRDLLQAVANIRGLSEEEIQSVIAILYTELNIDGRFLSIGNNTWGLKRWYPVDKTAEKTVVGKKFILRDDDDFEEEEDEALYLEDELEEGEGLDYVSLDDEEDLEYEEVDEVDEELEEFDDEMNEEEEEIVEEEDEDY, via the coding sequence ATCAGTGTCGAGCAAGCCAGGGAAATGCCGCTTGTGGATATTGCCTATGAAGTTCTGAAAGAAGCTAACAAACCTTTTTATTATCGGGATCTGTTGCAGGCAGTGGCCAATATTCGCGGGTTATCCGAAGAAGAGATTCAATCGGTCATCGCGATTCTGTACACGGAGCTCAATATTGACGGCAGATTTCTCTCCATTGGGAACAATACCTGGGGGCTCAAACGTTGGTATCCAGTCGACAAGACAGCCGAGAAAACGGTTGTTGGCAAGAAGTTTATTCTCCGGGACGACGATGATTTTGAAGAAGAAGAAGATGAAGCTCTGTACCTCGAGGACGAGTTGGAAGAAGGAGAGGGCCTGGATTACGTCTCTCTTGACGATGAGGAAGATCTCGAATATGAAGAAGTGGATGAGGTTGACGAAGAGCTGGAGGAATTTGACGACGAGATGAACGAAGAAGAGGAAGAGATCGTCGAGGAAGAAGACGAAGATTATTAA
- a CDS encoding 3-hydroxybutyryl-CoA dehydrogenase — MTIQKLMVVGAGQMGSGIAQVAAQAGLQVILNDLKDEFVQRGLGVITKNLTRDVEKGRKSEAEKQAILARIQPSTSLEDARDAQLVIEAAVENMEIKCEVFRKLDAIAPAGAILATNTSSLPITEIAAVTKRPELVIGMHFMNPVPVMKLVEVIRGLATSNETYQTIEDLSKKMGKVPVEVNDFPGFVSNRILLPMINEAIYCVYEGVAAPEAIDEVMKLGMNHPMGPLTLADFIGLDTCLAIMEVLHEGLGDSKYRPCPLLRKYVKAGWLGRKTGRGFYVYEG; from the coding sequence ATGACAATTCAGAAACTGATGGTGGTGGGTGCCGGCCAGATGGGAAGCGGCATCGCGCAGGTTGCGGCGCAAGCCGGTCTGCAGGTGATTTTGAACGATCTGAAGGATGAGTTTGTCCAGCGGGGACTTGGCGTGATCACAAAAAACCTGACCCGCGACGTGGAAAAGGGCCGCAAGTCGGAAGCGGAGAAGCAGGCGATTCTGGCCCGGATCCAACCGTCCACAAGCCTCGAGGACGCCAGGGATGCGCAATTGGTGATCGAAGCGGCTGTCGAGAACATGGAGATCAAGTGTGAGGTGTTCCGCAAGCTGGATGCCATTGCGCCTGCAGGCGCCATCCTTGCGACCAACACTTCCTCCCTCCCGATTACCGAGATAGCGGCTGTCACGAAACGTCCGGAACTGGTAATCGGCATGCACTTTATGAATCCGGTGCCCGTCATGAAGCTGGTGGAAGTGATTCGGGGTCTGGCGACCAGCAACGAAACGTATCAGACCATTGAAGACCTGTCGAAGAAGATGGGCAAGGTGCCGGTGGAAGTCAACGACTTCCCGGGATTCGTCTCCAACCGCATCCTGCTGCCAATGATTAATGAAGCCATTTACTGCGTATACGAAGGGGTTGCCGCTCCGGAAGCGATCGATGAAGTGATGAAGCTTGGCATGAACCACCCGATGGGGCCCTTGACTTTGGCCGATTTTATCGGATTGGATACTTGTCTGGCCATCATGGAAGTACTGCATGAAGGGTTGGGCGATTCCAAGTACCGTCCGTGCCCGCTGCTGCGAAAGTATGTAAAGGCGGGTTGGCTGGGACGCAAAACAGGACGCGGATTCTACGTTTATGAAGGGTAG
- a CDS encoding response regulator — MGKKVLIVDDQYGIRVLLNEVLEKEGYSVFQAPNGQTALEIVKLEKPDLVLLDMKIPGMDGLEILRHIRVIEPDLKVFMMTAYGELDLIKEAMALGALTHFTKPFDIDELRKAVNKELVVQEV; from the coding sequence ATGGGGAAGAAAGTGTTGATCGTAGATGACCAATACGGAATCCGTGTATTGTTGAATGAAGTGCTTGAAAAGGAAGGGTATTCCGTATTCCAGGCTCCGAACGGTCAAACCGCCTTGGAAATCGTCAAGCTTGAGAAGCCGGATCTGGTGCTGCTGGACATGAAGATTCCTGGCATGGACGGATTGGAAATTCTTCGCCACATTCGGGTGATCGAACCGGATCTGAAGGTATTCATGATGACCGCCTACGGAGAATTGGATTTGATCAAAGAAGCAATGGCCCTCGGGGCACTGACCCATTTTACCAAGCCGTTTGACATTGATGAATTGAGAAAGGCCGTAAACAAAGAACTGGTTGTACAGGAGGTATAG
- a CDS encoding CTP synthase, whose protein sequence is MAKYIFVTGGVVSSLGKGITAASLGRLLKNRGLRVTIQKFDPYINVDPGTMSPYQHGEVFVTDDGAETDLDLGHYERFIDINLSKNNNVTTGKIYWSVIQKERRGDYLGGTVQVIPHITNEIKERVFLAGETADVVITEIGGTVGDIESLPFLEAIRQIKTDVGRSNVMYIHVTLIPYLGKAGEIKTKPTQHSVKELRSIGITPHVIICRTERPLSMDVKRKIALFCDTDPEAVIESRDAESLYDVPLLFQEQGLDDIVVRHLGIDCPPADMTEWKELAHHVKNLKHKVKIALVGKYVALRDAYISVAEALYHAGFANDSQVEIEWIHSEDVTPENAGELLGNSDGILVPGGFGDRGIEGKVTAAQYARENKIPYLGICLGMQIAVVEFARNVVGLNGANSSEINELTDYPVIDLLPEQKGIEDKGGTMRLGSYPCTLSPDTKAYAAYGTGTIHERHRHRYEFNNDYREQLTRAGLVISGTSPDGRLVEIIEVADHPWFVASQFHPEFTSRPNRPQPLFRDFIQAALQHRK, encoded by the coding sequence ATGGCGAAGTATATATTCGTAACGGGCGGTGTCGTATCTTCTTTGGGCAAAGGCATCACGGCGGCCTCTCTCGGACGGCTTCTAAAGAACAGGGGCTTGCGTGTTACCATTCAAAAATTCGATCCTTACATAAATGTTGACCCGGGGACGATGAGTCCCTACCAGCATGGCGAGGTCTTTGTCACCGACGACGGCGCAGAGACGGATCTGGATCTGGGTCACTATGAACGGTTTATCGATATTAACCTGTCCAAAAACAACAATGTCACGACCGGCAAAATTTACTGGTCTGTAATCCAGAAAGAGCGTCGGGGCGACTACTTGGGCGGCACCGTACAAGTAATCCCCCACATCACCAATGAGATCAAGGAGCGAGTGTTCCTTGCGGGAGAGACTGCGGATGTGGTAATCACCGAGATAGGCGGAACCGTGGGTGATATCGAAAGCCTTCCGTTTCTGGAGGCGATCCGGCAGATCAAGACGGATGTGGGCCGTAGCAATGTAATGTATATCCACGTTACACTGATTCCGTATTTGGGGAAAGCAGGGGAGATCAAGACCAAGCCTACCCAACATTCGGTGAAAGAGCTTCGCAGTATCGGAATAACCCCCCATGTGATCATCTGCCGGACGGAACGTCCGCTTTCCATGGATGTCAAAAGAAAGATTGCACTGTTCTGCGATACGGATCCGGAAGCGGTAATCGAATCGCGGGATGCGGAATCCCTCTATGACGTTCCCCTATTGTTCCAGGAACAAGGATTGGACGATATTGTGGTCCGCCATCTGGGCATCGACTGTCCTCCGGCTGATATGACGGAATGGAAAGAGCTCGCCCATCATGTGAAAAACCTGAAACATAAGGTCAAGATAGCCCTCGTTGGCAAATATGTCGCATTGCGCGATGCCTATATTTCCGTTGCGGAAGCCCTCTATCACGCAGGATTTGCCAATGACTCGCAAGTAGAAATTGAATGGATTCATTCGGAGGACGTCACACCCGAGAACGCGGGTGAACTGCTGGGGAATTCTGACGGAATTCTGGTTCCAGGGGGATTTGGCGATCGGGGGATCGAAGGCAAGGTTACTGCCGCTCAATATGCGCGGGAGAACAAGATTCCTTATCTCGGAATCTGTCTGGGAATGCAAATCGCAGTAGTTGAATTTGCAAGAAATGTAGTCGGATTGAACGGTGCCAACTCATCCGAAATCAACGAACTGACCGACTACCCTGTCATTGACCTGCTGCCGGAACAGAAAGGGATCGAAGACAAGGGCGGCACCATGCGTCTTGGATCCTATCCCTGTACCTTGTCTCCTGACACCAAGGCATATGCGGCTTATGGAACCGGAACCATTCATGAACGTCACCGTCATCGCTACGAGTTCAATAACGATTACCGTGAACAACTGACACGGGCAGGACTGGTGATTTCCGGCACTTCACCGGACGGGCGTCTGGTGGAAATCATCGAAGTGGCGGATCATCCCTGGTTTGTGGCATCCCAATTCCACCCGGAATTCACTTCCCGGCCCAACCGGCCGCAACCGCTGTTCCGGGACTTCATTCAGGCAGCCTTGCAGCATCGAAAGTAA
- a CDS encoding enoyl-CoA hydratase-related protein has protein sequence MNFENLIYSVEEGIATITLNRPKALNALNSALLTELSTLIDSIANDSSVQAAIITGAGEKAFVAGADISEMHGKSPLEARGFSQFGNAIFRKIEQLPQPVIAAVNGFALGGGCELAMACDIRVASTNAKFGQPEVNLGIVAGFGGTQRLPRLVGPGIAKELLMTGDMITADRAAQIGLVNHVVAPEELLGKAKEIAAKMLSKAPFAVQFSKKLVNEGFNMDLDRALAMESEVFGTLFGTEDRLEGMTAFLEKRSANFKAK, from the coding sequence ATGAACTTTGAAAACCTGATCTATTCCGTGGAAGAAGGCATTGCCACCATTACGCTGAACCGGCCGAAAGCGCTGAATGCACTGAATTCCGCACTGCTGACGGAACTTTCAACGCTCATAGACTCCATTGCCAATGATTCTTCGGTGCAGGCGGCAATCATTACCGGCGCAGGCGAGAAGGCTTTTGTGGCGGGAGCGGACATTTCGGAAATGCATGGAAAGTCACCGCTGGAAGCACGAGGATTCTCCCAATTTGGGAATGCGATCTTCCGAAAAATCGAACAGCTGCCCCAACCGGTCATTGCGGCGGTCAACGGGTTCGCCCTGGGTGGCGGTTGCGAGCTGGCAATGGCTTGTGATATCCGGGTTGCCAGCACCAATGCAAAATTCGGCCAGCCGGAAGTCAACCTTGGAATCGTGGCCGGGTTTGGAGGTACGCAGCGTCTGCCACGCCTTGTCGGACCTGGTATCGCGAAGGAATTGCTGATGACAGGCGACATGATTACGGCGGACCGGGCTGCTCAGATTGGGCTTGTAAACCATGTTGTTGCACCTGAAGAACTGCTTGGCAAAGCGAAGGAAATCGCGGCAAAGATGCTGTCGAAAGCACCGTTTGCCGTTCAATTCAGCAAGAAGCTGGTCAACGAAGGCTTTAACATGGATCTGGATCGTGCTCTGGCCATGGAATCGGAAGTCTTCGGCACCTTGTTCGGCACAGAAGACCGCCTGGAAGGCATGACGGCATTTCTTGAGAAGCGTTCGGCCAACTTCAAGGCAAAGTAA